Proteins encoded by one window of Bacteroidia bacterium:
- a CDS encoding endonuclease: MKCLIQIKIFCLVLFSGILNGQTLSTDLVNFGEVETGAPDSFEVVLTNNTSDDLDVQRLISLQLEFQVMDTALTITPSDNYSFWIRFAPRHNISYNSEIILDLAGPHGTLPVDVRGVGKYPGTYYSSTQNLSEEPLKSALKTLISGHTSFSYNVARDKMYMEIDNQRVNGQGASSNTLECVYTGRLAVGYNNRIDAQNNYNFNTEHTFPQSLFNSQEPMRTDLFHLFPTDVGANSERGNKPFGNVSNPSWNVGGSQSNSTAFEPRDEQKGASARALFYFVIRYQDYSNFVQPQETVLREWAASFPPDEAEKQRNEDIFTEQKNRNPFIDHPEFLKRIQRISGTSTAPVVIEALPAEDTIDLGGVLVDSTAPYRFHLYAGGNSDLTISNAQFDQPGFTMLSSAGSISPGEVGVFVFHYTPTVNGQINATLTLTTSDPDNSALDIPVTGLAVMTGVADKKHGQPAISISQRQLSISMPDAAETKIEIFDLSGKIIFNSTFNQSSINSPFPFSSGIYFYRAIRDQRIFTGKIIAH, translated from the coding sequence ATGAAGTGCCTTATTCAGATTAAAATTTTTTGTCTGGTTCTTTTTTCCGGTATTCTTAATGGCCAAACACTCAGTACTGACCTCGTGAATTTTGGAGAAGTGGAAACAGGAGCGCCTGATAGTTTTGAAGTAGTGCTCACCAACAATACTTCCGATGACCTTGACGTGCAGCGTCTGATCAGTTTACAACTGGAATTTCAGGTGATGGATACCGCGCTGACGATTACTCCCTCAGATAATTATAGCTTTTGGATCCGGTTCGCCCCGCGCCATAATATCTCATACAACTCCGAGATTATACTGGACCTGGCAGGGCCGCACGGCACCTTGCCGGTGGACGTTCGCGGAGTGGGTAAATATCCCGGCACTTACTACAGCAGCACGCAGAACCTTTCAGAGGAACCATTGAAGAGTGCATTGAAAACGCTGATTTCTGGCCATACATCCTTCAGCTACAATGTGGCGAGGGATAAGATGTATATGGAAATTGACAATCAGCGGGTAAACGGCCAGGGAGCCAGCAGTAATACGCTGGAATGCGTGTATACCGGGCGATTGGCTGTGGGCTATAACAACCGCATAGATGCCCAGAATAATTACAACTTTAATACGGAGCATACCTTTCCCCAGAGCCTTTTCAACAGCCAGGAACCGATGCGGACTGACCTGTTCCACTTATTCCCCACGGATGTTGGCGCGAATTCAGAGCGCGGCAACAAGCCCTTTGGCAACGTAAGCAATCCTTCCTGGAATGTGGGCGGATCGCAAAGCAACAGCACTGCGTTTGAACCGAGAGACGAGCAGAAAGGCGCTTCTGCACGGGCATTGTTTTATTTTGTCATTAGATACCAGGACTACAGCAATTTTGTGCAACCGCAGGAAACCGTGCTGCGCGAGTGGGCAGCCAGCTTTCCACCGGATGAAGCGGAAAAACAGCGCAACGAGGATATTTTTACTGAGCAGAAAAACCGGAATCCGTTCATAGATCATCCTGAATTTCTGAAGCGAATTCAGCGGATTTCCGGGACTTCCACCGCACCGGTTGTGATAGAAGCATTGCCAGCCGAAGACACCATTGATCTTGGGGGAGTGCTGGTGGACTCAACGGCTCCGTATCGGTTTCACCTTTATGCCGGTGGAAACAGCGACCTCACCATCAGCAACGCGCAGTTTGATCAGCCGGGCTTTACGATGTTGTCCTCTGCAGGCTCCATTTCGCCCGGAGAGGTTGGCGTTTTCGTTTTTCACTATACTCCAACTGTAAACGGGCAAATAAACGCGACACTGACCCTTACCACCAGCGATCCCGATAATTCTGCGCTGGATATACCAGTAACCGGACTTGCCGTGATGACGGGCGTTGCAGACAAGAAACACGGGCAGCCGGCCATTTCAATTTCTCAAAGACAATTGAGTATTTCAATGCCTGATGCTGCAGAAACGAAAATTGAGATATTTGATCTTTCAGGAAAAATAATTTTTAATTCTACATTTAATCAGTCGTCTATTAATAGTCCTTTCCCCTTTTCAAGCGGAATTTATTTTTACAGGGCCATCCGGGATCAAAGGATATTTACCGGTAAAATCATTGCGCATTAA
- the argJ gene encoding bifunctional glutamate N-acetyltransferase/amino-acid acetyltransferase ArgJ has protein sequence MMIKNLTNVRGIKCWGSHTGVKSLRRDLALIYSEVPASAAAVFTQNKVPAEPIKISRENIKTGIAQAIVVNAGNANACTGKQGYEGAKAMVKTAAEMLNIKETSVLVASTGIIGEPFPTENIVEGIRDIVFKLSNKSNAGSFAANAILTTDTFAKEGFLEFEVDGREINMAGIAKGSGMIHPNMATMLAFIVTDIAISPALLQKAVKDTVDETFNMITVDGDTSTSDMVVVLANGMAENEVIESEGDDNYTIFLRKLREMMQHLAKLIISDGEGASKLITYHVVNAPEKIIARKICRAISSSALVKTAMFGRDPNWGRIVCAAGNAEVPFDYEEVDLYMGDEKKLIQVLALGTPLDYDRNYMKKLLRESHIYVKLDLHNGDASATAWGTDLTTDYVLFNSVYTT, from the coding sequence ATGATGATAAAAAACCTGACAAACGTAAGAGGTATAAAATGCTGGGGATCGCATACAGGCGTGAAATCGCTGCGCAGAGACCTGGCATTGATCTATTCGGAAGTGCCGGCAAGTGCGGCTGCCGTTTTCACCCAAAACAAGGTGCCGGCCGAACCCATTAAAATTTCGCGTGAAAATATTAAAACCGGAATTGCACAAGCCATTGTGGTAAATGCCGGAAATGCCAATGCCTGCACCGGCAAACAGGGTTACGAAGGCGCAAAAGCTATGGTAAAAACGGCAGCAGAAATGTTGAATATTAAAGAAACCTCGGTGCTTGTGGCCTCTACGGGTATTATTGGTGAGCCTTTCCCTACAGAAAATATTGTGGAGGGGATCAGGGATATTGTATTTAAATTAAGCAATAAGTCAAATGCCGGATCTTTTGCCGCCAACGCCATTTTAACAACTGACACTTTTGCAAAAGAAGGCTTCCTGGAATTTGAAGTTGATGGCCGGGAAATTAATATGGCCGGAATTGCAAAAGGTTCCGGAATGATCCATCCAAATATGGCAACTATGCTCGCCTTTATTGTGACAGATATTGCCATTTCACCGGCTTTGCTACAGAAAGCAGTAAAGGATACTGTGGACGAAACTTTCAACATGATCACGGTAGACGGGGATACTTCTACCAGTGACATGGTGGTGGTGCTGGCAAACGGGATGGCCGAAAATGAAGTGATAGAATCGGAGGGCGATGATAATTACACGATATTTTTGCGAAAGCTGCGGGAAATGATGCAGCACCTTGCCAAGCTTATTATCTCGGATGGCGAAGGGGCTTCAAAGCTCATTACGTATCATGTGGTAAATGCTCCGGAAAAAATAATAGCCCGGAAAATTTGCCGTGCCATTTCAAGTTCAGCGCTGGTAAAAACAGCCATGTTTGGGCGCGACCCGAATTGGGGTCGTATCGTTTGTGCCGCAGGCAATGCCGAAGTGCCTTTTGATTATGAGGAGGTAGATCTTTATATGGGCGATGAAAAAAAACTCATCCAGGTACTGGCACTGGGAACACCGCTGGACTACGACCGGAATTATATGAAAAAGCTCCTTCGCGAATCCCATATTTATGTAAAGCTGGATTTGCACAACGGAGACGCTTCAGCCACTGCCTGGGGCACAGATCTGACTACAGATTACGTTCTGTTTAATTCAGTTTATACCACCTGA